The DNA sequence CCCTCGCTCAGCACCTTGCCCGGGAATTGGCGGGGGAAAAGCTTTATTACATCGCCACCATGGAGCCTGTAGATGGTGAGGATCACCAACGCATTGCCCGCCACCGCCGGGAGCGGGAGGGCTGGGGCTTTGAAACGCTGGAACAGCCTCGCCACATTGAAAAGATTCTGGAGCGAAGCGACCCGGCTGGTACCTTTCTGCTGGATAGCATCACCTCCCTGTTGGCACAGGAGATGTTTTTGCCCGATGGTTCGGTGAGCCAGGAGGCGGGAAGCCTCGTCACAAAGGGGCTGACCCAGCTGGCTCAGGCCACCGGTCATCTGGTGATGGTATCCGATGCCATTTACTCCGATGCCCGCCAGTATGATAGCCTGACCCAGCTTTATCGCCGGGAGTTGGCGGGGGTAGAGCGGGCCATGGCCGCTCTCTGCGACTGTGTGCTGGAGGTTAGTGCAGGTTGTGTGATTTTCCATAAGGGAAGGGAGGCGCTGAGCGGTTTTGAAGCGATTCTTTAAAGGCTTTGTAATGACAGTAGGCATGTTTTCCATTCTGCCTGTGCCTCCCTTGTGGGAGGATAGCCTGATGCGGCTGATGCTGCCCCTTCTGCCGCTGGTTGGACTGGTGATTGGGGCGTTGTGGATGGCACTTGCCTATCTGTTGGAAGCGTCGGCTCTGCATCCGGCCATGACAGCGGCTTTGGTAGCGGTGTTCCCGTATGTTCTGACCGGCTTTATCCATTTGGATGGCTATATGGATACCAGCGATGCCGTGCTTTCCCGCCGTCCTCTGGAAAAAAGGCGGGAAATCCTCAAAGACCCCCACTTGGGTGCGTTTGGAGCCATTATGTTGGCTGGGCTGTTTTTGCTGGCTTTTGCGGGGGCATGGGCCTTTATAGAGGGAGGGGAGAACCCTCTGCTTCTGCTGCTGGTACCGGTGGTTTCCCGGTGTGGCTGTGGTGCGGCCACTTTGGCTCTGCCGCCCATTTCCAATAGCGGCTATGCCTATACCTTTCAGCAAACAGCGGGAAAACAGGATAAGCTGGTGCCGGTGATTACAGCCATAGCCGCCGGTGTGACTGCTTTTGGTTTAGCCGGCCCCCTTGGTGCGGCGGTGGTGCTGGCAACGGCAGGCGGCTTTTGTATCGCCATGGGCTGTGCTTTTCGCTCTATGAAAGGTGTGTCAGGAGACTTGGCGGGCTTTGCCTTGACTGTGGCCGAGCTTTGCGGACTGTGGGCGGCGGCGATCCTGTGAGGCGGGCGGCCCTACAAAACAGCTTGCTGTTTTGTAGCTGGGGCGGCAAAGCCGCACCAGTGCGCAAAGCGCAGCCGCCCGCCGGGTTCACCCATCAAAATATTGCCACAGAAAGGGATAAAAACAATGGTGCTGATTATAGGCGGAGCCTTTCAAGGCAAGCGGGAATATGCGCTCGGGCGTTTTGGTCAGGCAGAGGTATGGAACTGCGCACCGGAAGATACCCGCCAGCCTAGAGGGGCTGTAATTGTGGGGCTGGAGCAATGGCTCTGGGCCTTGATTCAGGCCGGAGAGGACGTTGAACAGACGCTGGAACAAGTACTGCCATTGTGGGCGGATTCGGCTGTGCTGTGCGAGGATATCACCGGCGGCGTGGTGCCCATGGATAAGCAGGAACGCCTCTGGCGGGAGGTAACTGGCCGGGCCATGACCCGCCTTGCCGGTGAGGCAGATGAGGTGGTGAGGCTGTTTTGCGGATTGCCCACCAAGCTGAAATGAGCCGCATCCATTTGATACGCCACGGCAAAACCAGAGCAAATCTAGAGCACCTTTACTGCGGGCGCACCGACCTGCCCCTATGCTCGCAAGGCATAGAAGAGCTGGAAAAGCTGAGCCGAGCCGGGCCGTATCCGGGGGCAGACTGCTTTTTCACCAGCGGTGCTCTGCGGACAGAGCAGACCCTTGCACTGACCTATGGCGTGGTCAAGAGCGAAGCAATTCTTGCGCTGATGGAGTATCATTTTGGTGAGTTCGAGATGAAAAGCTATGAACAGCTTAAGGATTTATCCTCGTGGCAAAGCTGGGCGCTGGATACCAACGGGGAAGTTGCCCCTCCCGGCGGGGAAAGCCGCAGGGCGTTTGCCGCCCGGATTCAGGCGGGCTTTGAGCAGGTGGTCTGCCGCCTTGATGGTCAGAATGGGGCGGTTATCTGCCATGGCGGGGTGATTGCCAACTTGATGGAGGCATTTTTCCCCGGAGAAAAGAATTTTTACCAGTGGCAGCCCGCCTGTGGCCGGGGGTATACCTTGGTGCTTCAAAAAGGAAGGCCAGTGGAATATATGGCGCTATAGATATTAAACTCCCCCTTCTTTCGCCGGAAAGAAGGGGGAGTTTAATGAATGGTGCATCGGAATAAACGATGCTATCGTTCACAGAGAAAAGTTATTGTTTCTGGCCTGACCCAACCGAAAAAGAAAAGTTTTACTTAGCATCCAGCCAGTTCTGGCCGGTTCCCACATCTGCATCCAGCGGAACAGTGAGGGAAATGGCGTGTTCCATTTCTTCCTGTATCACCCGGCGGGCCTGCTGTTCTTCATCCTGCGGGCTTTCGATGATCAGTTCATCGTGCACCTGCAAAATCAGCCGGGAGCGGAGCCCCTCCGCCTGCAATCTGTCAAAGACCCGCACCATAGCGATTTTGATGATATCGGCGGCAGTTCCCTGAATGGGGGTGTTCATGGCTACCCGCTTGCCGAATTCGCGGGTGATGCGGTTGGAGGAGGAAAGCTCCGGCAAATAGCGCCGCCGCCCCAGCATGGTTTTCACATACCCATGGTCGGTGGCGTAGGCAATGGTATCCTCCATATACTGCTTCACGCCGCTGTAGGTGCGCAGATAGCCCTTGATGTAGCTATCCGCCTCGGCTACCGAAACGCCGATATCCTGCGCCAGTGAAAAGGCTCCAATGCCGTATACAATTCCAAAGTTGACCGCCTTGGCCCGGCTGCGCATCACAGGGGTAACAAACAAGGGGGGCAGATCGAACACCTGCGAGGCCGTAATGGTGTGGATATCCTCGCCGTTTTTAAAGGCGGCGATCATGTTCTCATCCTCAGCGATATGAGTCAGCACACGCAGCTCGATCTGGGAATAATCGGCATCCACCAGCACATTGCCCGCTTCTGCGTGGAAAAACCGGCGCAATTCACTGCCAAGCTCGGTGCGGATGGGGATGTTCTGCATATTGGGCTCAGTGGAGCTGATGCGCCCGGTGCGTGTCAGGGTCTGCTGGAAAACCGTATGGATACGGCCATCCGGCTCAATAACCTTGAGCAGCCCATCCACATAGGTGGATTTCAGCTTGGCCACCTTGCGGTATTCCAGAATTGCTGGGATAATGGGGTGCTTATCCATCAATCCTTCCAGTACATCGGCGTTGGTGGAATAGCCGGTTTTGGTTTTCTTTTTGGCGGGCAAGCCCAGCTTTTCAAAGAGAATAACACCCATTTGCTTGGGGGAGTTGATGTTGAATTCCTCGCCTGCCATGGAATAGATTTCGGCTTGATATTTGGCAATCTCCACGTCCAGCCGCTGGCCGTATTCGGTCAGCCCGGCGGCATCCACTGCCACCCCGGCGTGCTCCATATGGGCCAGAACCTTTGCAAGCGGCAGCTCAATGTCGGTGAAAAGATGAAGCTGGTCGTTTTCATCCATGGTTTGGTAAAGCTTATCGGCCAGAGCCGGGTATACCGCTAACTGGGCAAGATGGTGAGCCAGCTCTTCCTGTTTTTCGGAATCCGGTTCATAGGGGAGCTGGTATTCCCCTGCCAGTCTCTGGATAGAATAATCGGTGGCCGTGGGGTTGAGAATATAGGCCGCAATTTCCAGATCAAAAACAAGGTTTTGGGGTGAAATATTTTTGCGCAGGCAATAGCGGTAAAGGTTTTTGATGTGGTTGACCCGCTTGGGAAGAGCCGATTCCAACAAAATTTTTGCTGTTTCCTCCAGCTCATGGTCAAAGCAGAGGCGCTCAATACAGCCTTCCCCCTGAACCGAAACAAAGATGCCGCCCGGTTCCTCACCTTCAAAGAAAAAGAGAGCATCCAGCGCCTTGGCACGGCTTATCAGTTCAGCGGCATCGGCGGCACCCAGCTCTTCCCGGTTGGTGCACTGGATTTTTGTTTCCACAGGCTGAGAGACAGCGCCCTCCACCGGATAGACGCCCAGCTTATCCATCAAACTGAAAATTTCAAGCCGGGCCAGCAGACTGTAGGCATTGGCCATATCCGCTGGGCGCACCGCATAGGAGGCAAGGCTTGTATCAATGGGGGAATCCCGGTCGATGGTAACCAGCTCACGGCTCAGGTAAGCCATGTCTTTGCCATTTCGGAGCTTTTCCCGCAGGGCGGGGCGGATATCCAGATCCTCCAGCTTTTCGTAAATGGCATCCAGCGTGCCGTGCTCCTGAATCAGCTTGAGAGCTGTTTTTTCGCCTACGCCTGCCACACCCGGCACATTGTCGGAGGTATCCCCCATCAAAGCTTTTACATCAATGAGCTGGAGCGGCTCCACGCCGTAGGTTTCCCGGATATAGGCTTCGTCGCAGAACTGGGATTGGGGCTGTCCGCCCTTGGTGGAGGCAAGGCGCACGGTTACACAGTCCCCAATCAGCTGAAAGCTATCCCGGTCTCCCGTGGCGATGACACAGGAGTTCCCGCCCTGACAGCAGCTTTTGGAAAGAGTTCCCAGAAGGTCGTCCGCTTCGTAGCCGGAAAGCTCCACTGTGGTATAGCCCAGATAGGGGAGCAGCTCTTTGAGCAGAGGGAGCTGCTGAGCCAGCTCCTCGGGCATTCCTTTGCGCTGTGCCTTGTAGCCTTCGTATTTTTTGTGCCGAAAGGTGGGGGCTTTTAAATCAAAAGCCACTGCCACGCCATCGGGTTTGGTTTCGGAGAGCATTTTCTGCAAAATGGATAAAAAGCCGTAAATAGCATTGGTGTGCAGGCCGTCCTTGGTGGTCAGCGGGCGCACGCCATAAAAGGCTCGGTTGATAATGCTGTTGCCGTCAATGGCCAGAAGCTTCATGGTCAGGTCCTCCCTTGGCCGTATGGCGGCCGTGTGGTTTTGGTATGTCTGTTTAAGAAAAGAGAATATCAATGAGCCGGATGCTGGCGGGAGAAAACATAAACAATGCAAAAGCAACCAAAGCAAGGCCAATTAAGGGCAGCTGTATCGAAAGCATCGTTTTCCAATCCAGCCTTTTACTAAAAAAGGTGAATTTGATATACAGAACCACTCCCGTGAAAAGGGCCAGTAAATACCAGACTCCCATTGCAGTACTCCTTATTTAAAATTGGATAAGCTTAGTATAACACAAAACATTGCTAAATTTTAAGAAATTTGCTAAAATCGGATGATTGAGAATACAGAAAAGCAAAGGAGAGCAGCGTTGAAACTAGGGAAAATCCAGCTGCCAAAAACGGCCGCCCTTGCTCCCATGGCCGGTGTGGGGGATAGAGCCTTCCGGGAGATCTGCCGGGAATGGGGAGCCTGCTATGTGGTGGGCGAAATGGCCAGCTCTAAGGGAATGCAGTTTCACAATCGCAAAACAGCCCAGCTTCTGGCGCTTTCGGAGGCAGAGCGCCCGGCGGCGGTGCAGCTTTTTGGGGATGACCCAGCCATTATGGCTGATTCCGCTCGCTTGGCTATGGAGTACCGCCCGGATGTGCTGGATATCAACATGGGCTGCCCCGCTCCTAAAATTGCAGGTGGTGGGGCTGGGAGCGCTTTGATGAAAACCCCGGAGCTGGCGGGGGAGATCATAGCCGCTGTCTGCAACGCTGTGGAGATACCGGTTACGGTTAAGCTGCGCAAAGGCTGGAACGATCAGCAGGTCAACGCAGTGGAAATGGCGATCATCGCCCAGCAGGCCGGTGCGGCGGCCGTGACCATTCATGGCCGCACCCGGGAGCAGATGTATACACCCCCGGTGGATCTTTCGATTATCACCCGGGTTAAGGCGGCGGTGAGCATCCCGGTGATCGGCAACGGCGATGTGGATAGCGCCCAGTCGGCGGTGGAAATGTATGAGGCCACCGGGTGTGATCTTGTAATGGTAGGCCGGGGAGCCTTGGGAGCACCGTGGGTGTTTGAGCAGATACGCCACCGGATGGAAACTGGGGAGGAGATTCCTGCGCCGCCTCTTTCGGTGCGCATGGAGGTTATGCTAAAGCATATCAGCCTTGCCTGCGCCTATAAAGGGGAATACGTGGCTATGAAAGAAGCCCGCCGCCATGTGGGCTGTTATGTGCGAGGTCTTAAAAATGCGGCGGCTTACCGGCGGCAGGCCGGAACCCTGAGCCGGTATGAAGAGCTTGGGGAGTTTGCCGCACTTATTCTGCGGGAAAATCAGGGGGAAGAAGCCCTGTAGAGGGCTTCAAATATCCATAAACAAATACGGAATTGTTCGGATTTTCGACACATTCACAGCATTCTCCCCTTTCGTTGACAAAACACCCCCGCTGGTTTAAAATGGATAAGGACTAGCACTGTGAAAAATGGGGTATAACTATGGGAAAATGGAAGCGTTTGCTGGCTGTCGGGCTGGCGGCTGTTTTGTTTCTGA is a window from the Oscillospiraceae bacterium MB08-C2-2 genome containing:
- a CDS encoding bifunctional adenosylcobinamide kinase/adenosylcobinamide-phosphate guanylyltransferase — protein: MNILIGGGCKNGKSTLAQHLARELAGEKLYYIATMEPVDGEDHQRIARHRREREGWGFETLEQPRHIEKILERSDPAGTFLLDSITSLLAQEMFLPDGSVSQEAGSLVTKGLTQLAQATGHLVMVSDAIYSDARQYDSLTQLYRRELAGVERAMAALCDCVLEVSAGCVIFHKGREALSGFEAIL
- a CDS encoding adenosylcobinamide-GDP ribazoletransferase; translation: MKRFFKGFVMTVGMFSILPVPPLWEDSLMRLMLPLLPLVGLVIGALWMALAYLLEASALHPAMTAALVAVFPYVLTGFIHLDGYMDTSDAVLSRRPLEKRREILKDPHLGAFGAIMLAGLFLLAFAGAWAFIEGGENPLLLLLVPVVSRCGCGAATLALPPISNSGYAYTFQQTAGKQDKLVPVITAIAAGVTAFGLAGPLGAAVVLATAGGFCIAMGCAFRSMKGVSGDLAGFALTVAELCGLWAAAIL
- a CDS encoding bifunctional adenosylcobinamide kinase/adenosylcobinamide-phosphate guanylyltransferase, which translates into the protein MVLIIGGAFQGKREYALGRFGQAEVWNCAPEDTRQPRGAVIVGLEQWLWALIQAGEDVEQTLEQVLPLWADSAVLCEDITGGVVPMDKQERLWREVTGRAMTRLAGEADEVVRLFCGLPTKLK
- a CDS encoding phosphoglycerate mutase family protein; amino-acid sequence: MRIAHQAEMSRIHLIRHGKTRANLEHLYCGRTDLPLCSQGIEELEKLSRAGPYPGADCFFTSGALRTEQTLALTYGVVKSEAILALMEYHFGEFEMKSYEQLKDLSSWQSWALDTNGEVAPPGGESRRAFAARIQAGFEQVVCRLDGQNGAVICHGGVIANLMEAFFPGEKNFYQWQPACGRGYTLVLQKGRPVEYMAL
- the polA gene encoding DNA polymerase I — protein: MKLLAIDGNSIINRAFYGVRPLTTKDGLHTNAIYGFLSILQKMLSETKPDGVAVAFDLKAPTFRHKKYEGYKAQRKGMPEELAQQLPLLKELLPYLGYTTVELSGYEADDLLGTLSKSCCQGGNSCVIATGDRDSFQLIGDCVTVRLASTKGGQPQSQFCDEAYIRETYGVEPLQLIDVKALMGDTSDNVPGVAGVGEKTALKLIQEHGTLDAIYEKLEDLDIRPALREKLRNGKDMAYLSRELVTIDRDSPIDTSLASYAVRPADMANAYSLLARLEIFSLMDKLGVYPVEGAVSQPVETKIQCTNREELGAADAAELISRAKALDALFFFEGEEPGGIFVSVQGEGCIERLCFDHELEETAKILLESALPKRVNHIKNLYRYCLRKNISPQNLVFDLEIAAYILNPTATDYSIQRLAGEYQLPYEPDSEKQEELAHHLAQLAVYPALADKLYQTMDENDQLHLFTDIELPLAKVLAHMEHAGVAVDAAGLTEYGQRLDVEIAKYQAEIYSMAGEEFNINSPKQMGVILFEKLGLPAKKKTKTGYSTNADVLEGLMDKHPIIPAILEYRKVAKLKSTYVDGLLKVIEPDGRIHTVFQQTLTRTGRISSTEPNMQNIPIRTELGSELRRFFHAEAGNVLVDADYSQIELRVLTHIAEDENMIAAFKNGEDIHTITASQVFDLPPLFVTPVMRSRAKAVNFGIVYGIGAFSLAQDIGVSVAEADSYIKGYLRTYSGVKQYMEDTIAYATDHGYVKTMLGRRRYLPELSSSNRITREFGKRVAMNTPIQGTAADIIKIAMVRVFDRLQAEGLRSRLILQVHDELIIESPQDEEQQARRVIQEEMEHAISLTVPLDADVGTGQNWLDAK
- the dusB gene encoding tRNA dihydrouridine synthase DusB; the protein is MKLGKIQLPKTAALAPMAGVGDRAFREICREWGACYVVGEMASSKGMQFHNRKTAQLLALSEAERPAAVQLFGDDPAIMADSARLAMEYRPDVLDINMGCPAPKIAGGGAGSALMKTPELAGEIIAAVCNAVEIPVTVKLRKGWNDQQVNAVEMAIIAQQAGAAAVTIHGRTREQMYTPPVDLSIITRVKAAVSIPVIGNGDVDSAQSAVEMYEATGCDLVMVGRGALGAPWVFEQIRHRMETGEEIPAPPLSVRMEVMLKHISLACAYKGEYVAMKEARRHVGCYVRGLKNAAAYRRQAGTLSRYEELGEFAALILRENQGEEAL